CGGCGGTGGGCATCAGCTTCTTCGGTGAGCAGTTCCGCCACGGCACGGCCGGTGCCGTGCTGGCGCCGGTCTGCGGCGCGCTGGCCGCGACGGGGCTGGTGCTGCTGACCGCACGGCGGCCGAAGGGGCCGGAGGACGGCCGGGGCGGGGCGGGGGGCGAGGGGGCGGCCGTTCCCGGTCCCGTGGTGCCCGGTGCGCGCACGCCGCACGGCCCGGGGCTGCCGGAGCCGGTACCGCCGCTCGCCCCGGGCACGGTCCACGCGTCGGGCGGCGTCCCGGCGGCGTCCTGCCCGGCCGGAACGGCGGGGCAGGCCCTGGAGCGTACGGAAGCCGGCGTGCACCGGCCCGTCGGCCCCGGGCCGTGCGGGGTTCAGACCTTGGCGCCCCCGGCCCTCAGGTAGGCCACCGGGTCGATGTCGGATCCGTATCCGGGGCCGGTGCGGATCTCGAAGTGCAGGTGCGGGCCGGTGCTGTTGCCGGTGGACCCCGAGCGGGCGATCCGCTGTCCGCCCCCGACCTGCTGGCCCTCGCGTACGTGGAGCGAGGAGAGGTGCGCGTACTGGCTGTACCTGCCGTCGGCGTGCCGGATGACGATCTCGTATCCGTACGCGCCCGCCCAGCCCGCCGAGACGACCTTGCCGGAGGCCACGGCCTTCACCGAGGTGCCGGTGGGAACGGGGAAGTCGACACCGGTGTGGTAGCCGCTGGACCATGATCCCGCCTGGTGGTACGGGGTTCCGGTGCGGGCGGCCACGGGCGCGGTGAGCCCCGCGCTCTTCTTCTCGGCTTTGGGCTTCTCCGCCTTGGGCTTCTCGGCTTTGGGCTTCTGCGCCTCGGGTTTCGCGGCCTCGGGCTTCTCCGCCCTGGGTTTCGCGGCCTCGGCGGCCCGCGCGGGTTCCGCCGCGGCGGCCTGCCGCTCCGGTGCGGCCTTCTTCTTCGGGGCGGTCTTCGCGGGGGCGGCCTTGCCGGCGGGCTTCTCGGCGGTCTTCGCCTTCGGGGCGGCCCGGCCGCCGGCCGCACGGGCGACGTCGAGGCTGAGGCGCTGCCCCGGCATGATGAGGTCGGGGTCGGAGCCGACCACGGTGCGGTTCGCCGCGTACAGGCTCTGCCAGCCGCCCTTGACCCGTTCGTCCGCCGCTATGCCGGAGAGGGAGTCACCGGGCGACACCGTGTAGGAGTCGCGGACGCCGGGCACGGTGGTCGGCGAGGCGGCTGCCGCGGTCCGGGGCGTTTTCGGGGTGGTGGCGGGTGCCGCCGTCCTGACGGTGACCGCGCCGTCCCCGCCGCGGTGCGTCTGCGGGGCGATGCCGGGCGCGCCGCCGCCCCGGGTGAGCCCGGCCCGTTCCGAGCAGGTGGGCCAGGCGCCCGGCCCCTGCCCGTCCAGTACCTTCTCGGCGACGGCGATCTGCTGGTCCCTGGTCGCCAGGTCGGCCCGCTCGGCATAGGCCGTCCCGCCGTAGGCGTCCCAGGTCGATCGGGAGAACTGCAGGCCGCCGTAGTAACCGTTACCGGTGTTGATGTGCCAGTCGCCCGTCGACTCGCACGCGGCGACCTTCTCCCACACCTCGGTCGTGGCGGCTGTGGCCGAGGCCGCCGTGAGCAGCGGGAGCGCGATGCCCGCGCCGCCCGCCGTCACCGTTAACGAAGCACGGTTGATCCGGCTCGGCTGATATCTGCGGTGCCGTCCGTTCGCGGCCATGACTCGGCTCCCCCACTGGCAGTTTGACACGTCGCAAGCGGCCAACTTATGGGCAGGTGAAGGGTGCTGACAAGTGAGCAGTCGTCGCTCTCCGCACACGGGCCCCGGCGTACGCCCGGTGGTCCGCGCGGGCGCGGGGCGGGTGACCTGCGTGGTTCCGCCGTCCGCCCGGCAGGGACACCCTGGCCGGAAGCGCGGATGCGGGAGGACAGGGCGCCTATGCTCGCCGCATGGAGCAGAGCGAAGTCCTCAAGCGAGTGATCGGCATCCTCACGGAAGCCGGCGAGATGCAGCGCAAGGCGGAGCAGGACGACGTGGCCGGGGCCGACGCGGGCGGCAGCATCGTCACGTCGTTGCTGAACGAGACCATGCCGCACATCGCCATCTCCGCCGACGCGACCGTCGAGGAGGTGGCCCTCCTGGTGGGGCGTGAGGTGGGAGGTGCCGTGGAACAGCTGGTCGGTGCCTTCACCCTCGCCTTCATCGCCCTTTCCCAGGTGCATGATTCGGGCCAGCATGAGGTGACCTCCGCCGATGTCCTGCAGGACCTCGCGCTGCGTGCGGAGGAGCTGAGCGCGGGCGGGGACGGCGACAGCGGGCCGGAGGAATCCCTCTAGACGAGACGAGAGGGGGCGGCGGCCTGTCGTGCGGGCCGTGGGTGCCGCGCTCCGGCCGGTACGGCGTGTCCCGGGGGCCGGGCGGGGGCAGGGCGGTCAGCCGGTGAACGCCGCCCGGAGGGCCGCCGCGAACTCCGCCGGACGTTCGACGACTCCGAGGTGCCCGCCCGGGAACGGTGCCGCCTTCCGCCCGAACCGCTGCGCGAGGGCCCGTACCGGGCGGGCGGTGAGCTGTTCACCGGATTCCTCGCCCACGGCGAGCACCAGCCGGTCCGCCGCGGCCTCCAGGGCCGCCGTGTCGGGCGCATAGCCGGTGAACGGGCAGAGCATGTGCTCCAGGAAGACAGGAAGGTTGGCCCGCATCCGCCGGAGCGTCTCCGGTGTCAGCGGCGGCGGTGCGGAGGCCGCCCCGTCGTCCTGCGGCCGGCTCGCCCCCTCGCCGATTCCGGCGCTCATCACGGCCGCGGCGGCCTTTGCACCGTCCCGCCGGAACGCCGCGCGCACCTCGGCGAAGAGGGCGCGCCCCGTCTCGGGGTCGGGGAGCACCTCCACCACGGGCGGTTCGTGCGCGACGACCGTGCCGAGCCGTTCCGGGTGCCGGCTCAGCAGGTCCAGCGCCACCACGGCGCTCGCGCTGCTGCCGAAGACACAGGCCCGTTCCCCGCCGGAGCCGATGTGCTCGATGAGCCGCAGCGCGTCGTCGCTGTGGTCCGTCACCCGCTGGTCGGCGGGCGGGGCGTCGAGCCGGCTGCGGGAGTAGCACCGCGGGTCGTAGGTGATCACCGTCCAGCGGTCCGCGAGATCGGCGGCCAGGCTCTCGTACAGTCCCGCGTCGGCGCTCCCTCCCGCCATGAGCAGGAGGAGCGGGCCGCTGCCCCGCACTTCGTGGTGGAGGGTCGCCCCCGGCACCTTCAGCGAGCCGGTACGCACCGTCGTGTGCGGCCGGTCGGTCATCGTGTCCTCTCCCCCGGTCTGTTCCGACAGGGCGTCACCGTCCTTGCCGCGCCCGGCCGGTCGTGGGCGCGGGACATCCTGCACAGCGGGACCCCCGGCGGGCAAAGGGTTTTCCGGCCGGGGCGGGCGGCGGGCGGGCGGTGCTCCGGCGCCGTCAGGGGGCGAGCCAGCCGAGCGACGCGACGACGAGCGCGCTGACACCGGTGTCCAGGGTGGGCTGGAGCACCGGGGCGAAGTGCGGGCTGTGGTTGACCGGTACGTCCCGGCCGAGGGTGCCGCCGGCGGTGGCCGCCGCGTGCAGGGCGGGGTCGGTGCCGCCGATGCCCCAGTAGGTGAAGGGGGCTCCGTAGGCCCGGGGGATCTTGCTCATGTCCTCACTGGCCGTCTGCAGGTCGATGGTGTGGGCGTCGTCGCCGAAGTGGGCGGCGAACGCCTCGGCGACGCGCCGGGTGGGTGCGGCGTCGTTGACCGTGGGCGGGAAGGAGGTGATCTGCTCGAACACGGGCGGTTGCGGTGATCCGGACGCCTGGCACTCGGCGGTGACGATCCGTTCGACCGCTTCCAGCACCCGGGTCCGCGTGTCCTGGTCGTAGGTGCGGACGTTGACCTGGATGACCGCGTGGTCGGGAATGATGTTGGGGTCCGTCCCGGAGTGGATGCTGCCCACGGTGACCACGGCGGGGGTGTGCGCGGACAGTTCCCGGGAGACGATCGTCTGGAGGCGCAGGACGATCATCGCGGCCGTCACCACCGGGTCCACCGCCGCCTGCGGCATGGAGCCGTGCCCTCCCCGCCCGTGGACGGTGATGCGCAGGCTGTCCGCCGCCGACAGGAAGGAACCGGTCCGGGTGCCGACGTATCCGGCGGGGTAGGGCATGACGTGCTGGGCGAGCACCACGTCGGGGCGGGGGGCCCTCGCCGTCAGGCCGTCCGCGAGCATGGCGTCCGCGCCGTCGCCGCGTTCCTCGGAGGGCTGGAAGAGCGCCACGAAGGTGCCCCTCCAGGCGTCCTTGGCCTCGGCGAGCAGGCGTGCGCAGCCGATGAGGGCGGCGACGTGCACATCGTGTCCGCAGGCGTGCATGACGGGCTGCTCGGTGCCGTCGCTCGCGGTCGTGGTCACGGTGGAGGCGTACGGCAGGCCGGTGCGTTCGCGTACGGGCAGGGCGTCCATGTCGGCACGGACCATGACGGTGGGGCCCTCGCCGTTGGTGAGGACGCCGACGACCCCGGTGCCGCCGATGCCGTCCACGACGGTGTAGCCGAGGGCGCGCAGGGCGTCGGCGGCCTTCGCGGACGTACGGTGTTCCGCCAGGCCGAGTTCGGGGTGGCTGTGCAGGTCCTTGTAGAGGGCCTCGACATCGGGGCGGACGCGGTCCAGACCTGCCAGCACGGTGCGGACGCTGTCGGTCATGCTCACTCCCTGGGGCCGGGCCTGTGGCGGCCCCGCTTCTCGCTGTTCCGGTCCCGCGGCTCCGGGCCGGGCCGCCCGGTTCCGGCTGCCCGGGCCGAGGTTACCGGCCCGGGAGGCGCCGGATGCCTCCGGGTGCCGGGGCCGGTGCGTCCGGGGTGGGGCCTGTGTGTCCGGGGCGAGGCCTGTGCGTCCGGCGCGGGCGCACGCTTTCAGGCGGCGCGGGACGGCGAGCGCTCCGCGGCCGCACTCCGCGGCCCGGGCGGGAGCCGTCGCCCGGCGTAACCGCCGCCCCCGGGGGCCGCAGGGGCCGCCGGGGACGGCGTACGCCGCTGTCAGGCGGTGTGGAGGGTCAGTCCGTAGCGGTTGAGGATCTCGTTGACCGGCTGGTGCCAGGTCTCCCCTCCGCTGCCGCAGTTGCCCCAGCCGCCCGAGGTGACGCCCTGGGCCTGGTCGCCGCTGATGAACGAGCCGCCCGAGTCACCCGGTTCGGCGCAGACGCTGGTCTTGGTCATCTGGTGGACGGCGCCCTGGCTGTAGTTGACCGTCTCGTTCTTGGCCAGGACGTTTCCGCAGTGCCAGTGCGTGGTGGAGCCGGAGCGGCAGACCGAGGCTCCGACCGGGGCCTCGGCGGATCCCCGGACCAGCTGGTCGGAGACGGTCCCCCAGCCGAGGACGACCGGGACCGTCCACCAGCCGCTGCCCACGTTCACCCAGGCGTAGTCGTTGTCGGGGAAGGACGAGCCCTGGAAGTTGCCGATGGCGGAGCCGTCCCAGCCCCTGACGGCGTCGCCCGCCCGCCCGCAGTGCCCGGCGGTGACGAAGCCGCCGTGGACCGAGAAGCCTATGGAGCAGCGGACGTTGCCCGTGTAGTAGGGATCGCCGCCCACGGTTCCGGCGGCGAAGGTCCGCGGTGCCTCGGCGACTTCCCGCACCGTGACCGGGCCTGTCTTCCGTGCCTGGTCCACAAAGGCGCGGACATCGTTGTCAGTCCGTTCGGCCGTGACGATGGCGACCACGACGCTGTTGGTCCGGGGGTCGGCGTGCCAGCCGGCGACCCCGCTCGGGGCCGTCAGGCCGTCGATCCTGGCCTTGGCCG
This DNA window, taken from Streptomyces nitrosporeus, encodes the following:
- a CDS encoding transglycosylase family protein, whose protein sequence is MAANGRHRRYQPSRINRASLTVTAGGAGIALPLLTAASATAATTEVWEKVAACESTGDWHINTGNGYYGGLQFSRSTWDAYGGTAYAERADLATRDQQIAVAEKVLDGQGPGAWPTCSERAGLTRGGGAPGIAPQTHRGGDGAVTVRTAAPATTPKTPRTAAAASPTTVPGVRDSYTVSPGDSLSGIAADERVKGGWQSLYAANRTVVGSDPDLIMPGQRLSLDVARAAGGRAAPKAKTAEKPAGKAAPAKTAPKKKAAPERQAAAAEPARAAEAAKPRAEKPEAAKPEAQKPKAEKPKAEKPKAEKKSAGLTAPVAARTGTPYHQAGSWSSGYHTGVDFPVPTGTSVKAVASGKVVSAGWAGAYGYEIVIRHADGRYSQYAHLSSLHVREGQQVGGGQRIARSGSTGNSTGPHLHFEIRTGPGYGSDIDPVAYLRAGGAKV
- a CDS encoding alpha/beta fold hydrolase, which produces MTDRPHTTVRTGSLKVPGATLHHEVRGSGPLLLLMAGGSADAGLYESLAADLADRWTVITYDPRCYSRSRLDAPPADQRVTDHSDDALRLIEHIGSGGERACVFGSSASAVVALDLLSRHPERLGTVVAHEPPVVEVLPDPETGRALFAEVRAAFRRDGAKAAAAVMSAGIGEGASRPQDDGAASAPPPLTPETLRRMRANLPVFLEHMLCPFTGYAPDTAALEAAADRLVLAVGEESGEQLTARPVRALAQRFGRKAAPFPGGHLGVVERPAEFAAALRAAFTG
- a CDS encoding amidohydrolase, whose protein sequence is MTDSVRTVLAGLDRVRPDVEALYKDLHSHPELGLAEHRTSAKAADALRALGYTVVDGIGGTGVVGVLTNGEGPTVMVRADMDALPVRERTGLPYASTVTTTASDGTEQPVMHACGHDVHVAALIGCARLLAEAKDAWRGTFVALFQPSEERGDGADAMLADGLTARAPRPDVVLAQHVMPYPAGYVGTRTGSFLSAADSLRITVHGRGGHGSMPQAAVDPVVTAAMIVLRLQTIVSRELSAHTPAVVTVGSIHSGTDPNIIPDHAVIQVNVRTYDQDTRTRVLEAVERIVTAECQASGSPQPPVFEQITSFPPTVNDAAPTRRVAEAFAAHFGDDAHTIDLQTASEDMSKIPRAYGAPFTYWGIGGTDPALHAAATAGGTLGRDVPVNHSPHFAPVLQPTLDTGVSALVVASLGWLAP
- a CDS encoding S1 family peptidase — translated: MLGTWAATGPAQAAPPENPATAGARPASGAPASAGLIEAMQRDLGLTEHQALARIEAEKKATVLQDTAREAAGAAYGGSWFDAAEGRLTVAVTDRASARAVTATGAAVRLVERTSRQLDAAKARIDGLTAPSGVAGWHADPRTNSVVVAIVTAERTDNDVRAFVDQARKTGPVTVREVAEAPRTFAAGTVGGDPYYTGNVRCSIGFSVHGGFVTAGHCGRAGDAVRGWDGSAIGNFQGSSFPDNDYAWVNVGSGWWTVPVVLGWGTVSDQLVRGSAEAPVGASVCRSGSTTHWHCGNVLAKNETVNYSQGAVHQMTKTSVCAEPGDSGGSFISGDQAQGVTSGGWGNCGSGGETWHQPVNEILNRYGLTLHTA